The proteins below come from a single Vitis vinifera cultivar Pinot Noir 40024 chromosome 9, ASM3070453v1 genomic window:
- the LOC100265171 gene encoding probable inactive nicotinamidase At3g16190: protein MADTRKHTALLVVDMQKDFLDEDRPISLEGGKAIIPSAIKAVEVARELGILVVWVVREHDPQGRDVEVFRRNFYGPGKLSPATKGSEGAELIDGLAIKEGDYKLVKTRFSAFFATHLHSLLQSNGINSVVVVGVQTPNCIRQTAFDAVSLDYQSVTVIVDATAAATPDIHLANILDMKNVGVATPTLQKWCQSNA, encoded by the exons ATGGCAGATACGCGAAAGCACACTGCTCTTCTCGTCGTTGACATGCAG AAAGATTTCCTGGATGAGGATAGGCCGATTAGCTTAGAGGGAGGCAAAGCAATAATTCCATCTGCTATCAAGGCAGTTGAGGTGGCTAGGGAGCTGGGCATCCTTGTAGTTTGG GTTGTTCGGGAGCATGATCCACAGGGAAGAGATGTCGAAGTCTTCCGCAGAAACTTCTACGGTCCTGGGAAATTAAGCCCAGCCACTAAGGGAAGTGAGGGGGCCGAACTGATCGATGGCCTGGCGATCAAGGAGGGGGATTATAAGCTGGTGAAGACGCGTTTCAGTGCCTTCTTTGCTACCCATCTTCATTCATTACTTCAGAGTAACGGCATTAACAGTGTAGTAGTTGTTG GTGTGCAAACTCCAAACTGCATTAGGCAGACGGCCTTCGATGCTGTGTCATTGGATTATCAGTCTGTTACTGTAATTGTCGATGCCACCGCTGCTGCCACACCTGACATTCATCTTG CCAACATACTTGACATGAAAAATGTGGGAGTTGCAACCCCAACATTACAAAAATGGTGCCAGTCCAATGCTTGA